The Erythrolamprus reginae isolate rEryReg1 chromosome 5, rEryReg1.hap1, whole genome shotgun sequence genome window below encodes:
- the LOC139168214 gene encoding antihemorrhagic factor cHLP-B-like, translating to MNSLVALVLLGQLIGCTLSYNLIPQLDCNGEEAKKFADLAVHYINDHSLHGYKQALNVIADAHSQYLETHGETTFIDLYLLETDCHVLDPTPVENCTVRPQHEHAVEGHCTLRFQTYKNSTTLAAECHSKPDSEEDVRRHCPKCQILLPLNDHHVVECVDYVIHKHNEKLPNHAYQLLEISRGQHKFEPEAFYVEFAIVETNCTHDEVHDDHHHCHPKPVGEAHIGFCKATVFRSHDAPEKPKDEQYESDCVIFDVKEGHSRTHLIDHHFGKHVASPAHNNTVLDLAHSHNDKKTVYSVTIVEITVDGREESTDRAHEIDTNVCPGNIHHFKV from the exons ATGAATTCCCTGGTAGCTCTCGTGCTCCTGGGTCAGTTGATAGGATGTACATTGAGCTATAACTTGATCCCGCAATTGGACTGCAACGGCGAAGAAGCTAAGAAGTTTGCAGACCTGGCCGTGCACTACATCAACGATCATAGTCTACACGGATACAAACAAGCTCTCAATGTAATTGCAGATGCTCATTCCCAGTACCTG gaAACCCATGGGGAGACAACCTTCATTGACCTATATCTTCTGGAGACAGATTGTCATGTCTTGGATCCAACTCCTGTCGAGAATTGTACTGTAAGGCCACAGCATGAACAT GCTGTTGAAGGACACTGTACTCTCAGGTTTCAAACTTATAAGAACAGCACCACATTGGCTGCAGAATGCCACTCAAAGCCAG attcGGAGGAAGATGTGCGGAGACACTGTCCGAAATGCCAAATtctgctgcctctgaatgaccatcATGTGGTAGAATGTGTGGATTACGTGATCCATAAACACAATGAAAAATTGCCGAACCATGCTTATCAACTCCTGGAGATTTCAAGAGGGCAGCACAAA TTTGAGCCTGAAGCCTTCTATGTGGAGTTTGCTATTGTGGAGACCAACTGCACTCATGATGAAGTTCACGATGACCACCATCACTGCCATCCCAAACCTGTAGGAGAAGCA caTATTGGATTCTGCAAAGCGACTGTGTTTAGATCACATGACGCCCCTGAAAAACCTAAAGATGAACAGTATGAGTCGGACTGTGTCATCTTTGATGTCAAG gAGGGACATTCTCGCACCCATTTGATCGACCATCACTTTGGAAAACATGTTGCTTCCCCAGCACACAACAATACTGTCCTAGACCTTGCCCATTCGCACAACGATAAAAAAACCGTATATTCTGTGACAATAGTGGAAATCACTGTGGACGGAAGAGAAGAAAGTACAGACCGTGCTCACGAAATAGATACAAACGTTTGCCCAGGAAACATTCATCACTTCAAGGTGTAG